A DNA window from Staphylococcus warneri contains the following coding sequences:
- a CDS encoding UPF0158 family protein gives MDDSRLKPEDFTYEKQSEYLDTLYKELMENGWKMPEIDNTDIYQLLRIMNNKKKSKTKKVGKNESLIGAITGKDPRASS, from the coding sequence ATAGATGACTCTCGTTTAAAGCCCGAAGATTTCACTTATGAAAAACAATCAGAATATCTTGATACGCTTTATAAAGAGTTGATGGAAAATGGTTGGAAAATGCCTGAGATTGACAACACAGATATTTATCAGTTACTTCGCATTATGAATAATAAGAAGAAATCTAAAACGAAGAAAGTTGGTAAGAACGAGAGCCTAATTGGAGCTATAACAGGTAAAGACCCTAGAGCTTCAAGCTAG
- the gpG gene encoding phage tail assembly chaperone G has translation MAVKKFIELYDENGEVKKYHAPAFIKGSVARKGFNLGKEFQKLEQDGGEFDDNLLDKLYSFIANDLYDGQFTAEEFEDGIDAREVITVAMEQLGGILGDEGKTMK, from the coding sequence ATGGCAGTTAAGAAATTTATTGAATTATACGATGAAAATGGAGAAGTAAAAAAATATCATGCACCTGCTTTTATTAAAGGTAGTGTTGCACGTAAAGGTTTCAATTTAGGTAAAGAATTCCAAAAATTAGAACAAGATGGCGGCGAATTTGACGATAACTTACTAGACAAATTATATAGCTTTATTGCAAATGACTTATATGACGGTCAATTCACCGCAGAAGAGTTTGAAGATGGGATTGATGCACGTGAAGTTATCACGGTTGCAATGGAACAATTAGGCGGTATCTTAGGTGACGAGGGAAAGACAATGAAATAG
- a CDS encoding major tail protein: protein MGRYNAATGLGKMYYAVLQEESDGTVKTSGIKEVDYVQELSIEFGEELEKAYGSNKVAEIAKSAGETQLSLTFHKLPIDVQKDLLGLIEHETNKTVYGFGKSTGITYTAVAIPRTMEDGSQEWFGLSKGVFTRPNKEGQTKEDGVEFGSDEIEGKFMERKVDGFDEELAVVMAYDDQGKTEGRDTIFNSIFGKTFDTVQTTAEPLTTSTSSDGTASEPTTDAEATEPTA from the coding sequence ATGGGTAGATATAATGCCGCTACAGGTTTAGGAAAAATGTACTATGCAGTATTACAAGAAGAAAGTGATGGAACAGTTAAAACATCAGGTATTAAAGAAGTTGATTATGTTCAAGAGCTTTCTATTGAATTTGGTGAAGAATTAGAAAAAGCTTATGGTTCTAACAAGGTTGCTGAGATTGCAAAATCAGCAGGTGAAACACAATTATCTTTAACTTTCCATAAACTGCCAATTGATGTTCAAAAAGACTTATTAGGATTAATTGAACACGAAACAAATAAAACAGTTTATGGCTTTGGTAAATCAACTGGTATTACTTATACAGCCGTAGCTATCCCACGTACAATGGAAGATGGCTCTCAAGAGTGGTTTGGATTATCAAAAGGTGTATTCACACGTCCAAACAAAGAAGGACAAACTAAAGAAGATGGTGTTGAATTCGGTTCAGATGAAATCGAAGGTAAATTCATGGAACGTAAAGTTGATGGATTCGATGAAGAGTTAGCAGTGGTTATGGCTTACGATGACCAAGGTAAAACTGAAGGTCGTGACACGATTTTCAATTCAATTTTCGGTAAAACGTTTGATACAGTTCAAACAACAGCTGAACCTTTAACTACATCAACATCTTCTGATGGTACTGCAAGTGAACCTACTACAGATGCAGAAGCAACTGAACCAACAGCATAA
- a CDS encoding phage head-tail adapter protein, with protein MMALQRNEFVTGGDMRTPVAFYKATPTDDFFPGETVEEVVFKCFANVYQPSQKDLDMTNNQASLTMVTYHPINIEITDDMYFEIQLPQYRNKKYNIQQVFDDTDNHRNIKIIGKISE; from the coding sequence ATGATGGCACTACAACGTAATGAATTTGTGACTGGTGGCGACATGAGAACGCCAGTTGCATTTTATAAAGCAACACCGACAGACGACTTTTTTCCTGGTGAAACTGTGGAAGAGGTCGTTTTTAAGTGTTTTGCTAATGTTTATCAACCATCACAGAAAGATTTGGATATGACGAACAATCAAGCTAGTTTAACTATGGTTACGTATCACCCTATTAATATAGAAATTACTGATGATATGTATTTTGAAATTCAACTACCGCAATATAGGAATAAAAAATACAATATTCAACAAGTCTTTGATGATACAGATAACCATAGGAACATTAAGATTATTGGGAAGATTTCAGAATGA
- a CDS encoding phage major capsid protein: MAIDLENREEFQNSQQLLKEFSNMSSKASDEEVKEKYTEYMNAYSEELANAIRKDMKQEQGDNAVLNARNVNRLTNEEKKFYNALVSEDHVNTDTNWKDGELLPETVIDRIFEDIETEHPLLKHITIQRTGLRARVIRSVPEGQVVWGPVFSEIKGQLEASFFEQDVTLGKATAFVVVPKDLKDAGVQWVDRYVRAQIKEAFAVAIEKTAIQGLGAAKNQPVGLMNEINRTNGAVSEKTSAGTLTLADAETSIKEIGNIIKNLSIKEYYDKDGNVKRSKGASVLNNVVIALNPADYIYTGIAFMQLHNGQFVSPVPFNVTFEQSEFVPQGKAVAFDKTRYNFYAGSEVIVREFDQTLALEDMDLYTAKQFLYAEPDDNKTSFVYDVDFSSFGAPTSTGAAATEPTA, translated from the coding sequence ATGGCAATTGACTTAGAAAATCGAGAAGAGTTTCAAAACTCTCAACAATTATTAAAAGAGTTTTCGAATATGAGTTCTAAAGCTTCTGATGAAGAAGTGAAAGAAAAATACACAGAATATATGAATGCTTATTCTGAAGAATTAGCAAACGCTATTCGTAAAGACATGAAACAAGAACAAGGTGACAACGCAGTATTAAATGCGCGTAATGTTAACCGTTTAACTAACGAAGAAAAGAAATTCTACAACGCATTAGTTTCAGAAGACCATGTAAACACTGATACTAACTGGAAAGATGGAGAATTATTACCTGAAACAGTGATTGACCGAATTTTTGAAGATATCGAAACTGAACACCCATTATTGAAACATATCACAATTCAACGTACTGGATTACGTGCACGTGTGATTCGTTCAGTACCAGAAGGTCAAGTTGTTTGGGGTCCAGTGTTCTCAGAAATTAAAGGTCAATTAGAGGCTTCATTCTTTGAACAAGACGTTACTTTAGGTAAAGCAACTGCATTTGTTGTAGTACCAAAAGATTTAAAAGATGCAGGTGTGCAATGGGTTGATCGTTATGTACGTGCACAAATCAAAGAAGCTTTCGCAGTAGCAATTGAAAAAACTGCTATTCAAGGTTTAGGTGCTGCTAAAAACCAACCAGTAGGATTAATGAATGAAATTAATCGTACAAACGGTGCGGTATCAGAAAAAACTTCTGCAGGAACATTAACATTAGCTGATGCAGAAACATCAATTAAAGAAATTGGTAACATTATCAAAAACTTATCAATTAAAGAATACTATGATAAAGACGGTAATGTTAAACGTTCTAAAGGTGCTAGCGTATTAAATAACGTTGTTATTGCGTTAAACCCTGCAGACTATATCTACACTGGTATTGCATTCATGCAATTACACAATGGCCAATTTGTAAGTCCGGTTCCATTTAACGTGACGTTCGAGCAGTCTGAATTTGTACCTCAAGGTAAAGCAGTAGCATTCGATAAAACACGTTATAACTTCTATGCAGGTAGCGAAGTCATCGTACGTGAGTTTGACCAAACACTAGCATTAGAAGATATGGACTTATATACTGCAAAGCAGTTCTTATATGCTGAACCGGATGATAACAAAACTTCATTCGTATATGATGTTGATTTCAGTTCATTCGGTGCGCCTACATCAACTGGCGCTGCAGCAACTGAGCCGACAGCATAG
- a CDS encoding head maturation protease, ClpP-related encodes MANNEIDIYGFIDSQTIEGMTISPQTVREQLKAMGDVDEVVVNINSNGGDVFSGVTIYNMLRRFDAHITVNVDGLAASIASVIAMAGDTINMPGNAMLMVHNAWTIGEGDARSFKKQAEDLERINSVVFNSYVDKNPDIDHALLQDYMDEETWLTAKEAKKLGLIDNITENSRVAAATTSTILGGDKFMTRYRNEDPQQPGQQKESSEITVEDVMDKLEEILAEVKKGNNKGSEETEKQTESKPAENSFARLFNMNIK; translated from the coding sequence ATGGCGAATAATGAAATTGACATCTATGGCTTTATAGACAGTCAAACAATCGAAGGCATGACGATTAGCCCCCAGACTGTAAGAGAACAATTAAAAGCAATGGGTGATGTTGATGAAGTCGTTGTAAACATTAATAGTAACGGTGGAGATGTTTTCAGTGGTGTAACGATTTATAACATGTTAAGGCGTTTTGATGCTCATATTACTGTCAATGTTGACGGACTTGCTGCAAGTATTGCCTCTGTGATTGCAATGGCAGGTGACACGATTAATATGCCGGGTAACGCCATGTTAATGGTACATAATGCTTGGACAATTGGTGAAGGTGATGCTAGAAGTTTTAAAAAGCAAGCCGAAGATTTAGAAAGAATTAACAGTGTTGTGTTTAACAGTTATGTCGATAAGAACCCTGACATCGACCATGCGCTTCTTCAAGATTATATGGATGAAGAAACATGGCTAACAGCTAAAGAGGCTAAAAAACTAGGTTTAATCGACAATATTACTGAAAATTCAAGAGTTGCAGCTGCAACCACATCAACAATCTTGGGAGGTGACAAATTCATGACTAGATATCGTAACGAAGATCCACAACAACCGGGACAACAAAAAGAATCAAGCGAAATTACTGTCGAAGATGTAATGGATAAACTTGAAGAAATTTTAGCAGAAGTTAAAAAAGGTAATAACAAAGGTTCGGAAGAAACTGAAAAACAAACGGAAAGTAAACCTGCAGAAAACAGTTTTGCACGTTTATTCAATATGAATATTAAATAA
- a CDS encoding phage portal protein, with translation MSIFDRIMGRNEAIEFSYDFELLHETSHKAYIKRWALDTCINHIARTISQTKFEIIDSESKDTSSTTHYKLNVRPNTDESAATFWQKVIRKLIYDNEVLIVVTDSKDLVIADDFVREEYALYDDIFDHIIVGEFEFERSFRMSEVIYLEYNNEAITNMLYGLFNDYGDIFGRMIKSNLMNNQIRATLGMEANTPLTNASNDDMQRFINNAYKAFESNDIAIVPVQKGYKYEEHSNGNGTKTSSQIDDMAKVPNQLLNYVARNLGIPVGLINGDTADIEAMTDNYMKFCIKPIIEKITDELNAKLFSERGYKEGKRIKAISIDQKGPLEVSEAVDKLIASGSFNRDEIRVLTGFEPIGSEEMQKFIITKNYQTVDEETTGNEGGDINGE, from the coding sequence TTGAGTATATTCGATAGAATTATGGGAAGAAACGAAGCAATCGAGTTTAGTTACGACTTTGAATTGTTACATGAAACTTCTCACAAAGCTTACATAAAAAGGTGGGCATTAGATACGTGTATAAATCATATAGCTAGAACAATTAGTCAAACTAAATTTGAAATTATCGATAGTGAAAGTAAAGATACATCTTCAACAACCCACTATAAATTGAATGTTAGGCCAAATACCGATGAAAGTGCTGCAACATTTTGGCAAAAGGTAATACGAAAGTTGATTTATGATAATGAAGTGTTAATTGTTGTTACTGATTCAAAGGATTTAGTTATTGCAGATGATTTTGTGAGAGAAGAATACGCACTCTATGACGACATATTTGACCACATCATTGTAGGAGAGTTCGAGTTTGAACGTTCATTTAGAATGAGTGAAGTGATATACCTTGAATACAACAATGAAGCAATTACAAACATGTTATATGGCTTGTTTAATGATTATGGAGATATCTTTGGTCGCATGATTAAGTCTAATTTAATGAACAACCAGATAAGAGCTACCTTAGGTATGGAGGCTAATACACCATTAACCAACGCAAGTAACGATGATATGCAGAGATTTATTAATAATGCATATAAAGCCTTTGAAAGTAATGACATAGCTATTGTTCCAGTTCAAAAAGGTTATAAATATGAAGAACATTCAAACGGTAATGGTACGAAAACATCATCACAAATTGATGATATGGCTAAAGTACCTAATCAGTTATTAAATTATGTAGCTAGAAACCTTGGAATTCCAGTTGGATTGATTAATGGGGATACGGCAGACATAGAAGCTATGACTGATAACTATATGAAGTTCTGTATTAAACCTATTATTGAAAAAATTACTGATGAATTGAACGCTAAATTGTTTAGTGAGCGTGGATATAAAGAAGGAAAACGAATCAAAGCGATAAGTATAGATCAAAAAGGACCACTTGAAGTGAGTGAAGCAGTAGACAAACTCATTGCAAGTGGTTCTTTCAATAGAGATGAAATTAGAGTGCTTACAGGCTTTGAACCTATCGGAAGTGAAGAAATGCAGAAATTTATTATCACTAAAAATTATCAAACCGTTGATGAGGAAACTACAGGTAATGAAGGAGGTGATATAAATGGCGAATAA
- a CDS encoding terminase TerL endonuclease subunit: MIRNKYVDEYIQQWRDGKIILNQERIDLINYLENHVLVKDNIYFDDEKIDKCIRFIDKWYFPVQPFQKFIIAFLFLMDEELDTPYFTEFALFMGRGAGKNGFISAISDFFTTPIHGIKKYDISIVANSEDQAKTSFNEIYNTLLEHKRNKVAERPKAPYEVSKTEIKNRSTQSIIKYNTSNTKTKDGGREGCVIFDEIAIYETADMVNVKRGGLGKVPHDRTFYISTDGFVREGFMDGMKDRILEVLAGNNSEDRIFPFYCKLDDPKEVDDETMWEKANPMLHPPLTSYAKNLKRKIKEEYNVLHINRSNKPEFMTKRMNLPEVDEEKVVAPWEEIKATNKPLPNLENKACIGGLDYALVRDFASVGLLFRENDEYYWLTHSFIRREFLETTHLEPPIEQWADDGLLTIVDDDVIDISYIVNWFMQQQSKYNLTKVISDNFRTDIVRRPFEEAGIPLEVIKNPTAIHGLLAPRIDTMFAKKQITFGDNPLMRWFTNNVAVKMQPDGSKKYIKKDEVRRKTDGFHAMLHALYRADEILEYDQPFIMADISF, from the coding sequence ATGATTCGTAACAAATATGTAGATGAATACATTCAACAATGGCGTGACGGTAAAATTATTTTAAATCAAGAACGTATTGATCTGATTAACTATTTAGAAAATCATGTTTTAGTGAAAGATAATATCTACTTTGATGATGAAAAGATAGATAAGTGTATCAGATTCATTGATAAATGGTACTTTCCAGTACAACCCTTTCAGAAATTCATCATTGCTTTTTTGTTCTTGATGGATGAAGAGTTAGATACTCCATATTTCACAGAATTTGCTTTATTCATGGGGCGTGGTGCAGGTAAAAATGGTTTCATAAGCGCAATTAGTGATTTCTTCACTACACCAATACATGGTATTAAGAAATATGACATTTCAATTGTTGCAAACAGTGAGGACCAAGCGAAAACATCATTTAATGAAATATATAATACTTTGCTTGAACATAAACGAAATAAAGTAGCAGAAAGACCTAAAGCACCTTATGAAGTAAGTAAAACTGAAATTAAAAATAGGTCTACGCAATCGATAATCAAATATAATACTTCAAATACGAAAACTAAAGATGGTGGACGTGAAGGTTGTGTCATCTTTGATGAGATAGCTATATATGAAACGGCTGATATGGTTAACGTTAAGCGTGGTGGATTAGGTAAAGTACCTCATGATAGAACATTCTATATCTCAACTGATGGTTTTGTCCGTGAAGGTTTTATGGATGGTATGAAAGATAGGATCTTAGAAGTCTTAGCAGGTAATAATTCAGAAGATAGAATATTCCCGTTTTATTGTAAACTCGACGACCCTAAAGAAGTTGATGATGAAACAATGTGGGAGAAAGCTAATCCTATGTTGCATCCGCCATTAACCAGTTATGCCAAAAACTTAAAGCGTAAAATTAAAGAAGAATATAACGTGTTACACATCAATCGTTCAAACAAACCGGAATTTATGACAAAACGAATGAACTTACCAGAAGTTGATGAAGAAAAAGTTGTTGCGCCGTGGGAAGAAATCAAAGCTACGAATAAACCTTTACCTAATCTCGAAAATAAAGCCTGCATTGGAGGTCTTGACTATGCATTAGTTAGAGACTTTGCTAGTGTGGGCTTATTGTTTAGAGAAAATGATGAGTATTATTGGTTAACACATTCATTTATCAGACGTGAATTTTTAGAAACCACTCATTTAGAGCCTCCAATTGAACAATGGGCAGATGATGGCTTGTTAACAATTGTAGATGATGATGTGATTGATATTTCATATATCGTTAATTGGTTTATGCAACAACAAAGTAAATACAATTTAACTAAAGTGATATCAGATAATTTCAGAACCGATATTGTTAGACGACCATTTGAAGAGGCAGGTATACCATTAGAAGTGATCAAGAACCCAACTGCTATACATGGTTTGCTTGCACCTAGAATTGACACCATGTTTGCTAAGAAACAAATTACCTTTGGGGACAATCCATTGATGAGATGGTTCACCAACAATGTGGCAGTCAAAATGCAGCCAGATGGTAGTAAGAAATACATCAAAAAAGATGAAGTTAGACGTAAAACTGATGGTTTCCATGCCATGTTACACGCGCTTTATCGTGCAGATGAGATATTAGAGTATGATCAACCGTTTATTATGGCAGATATTAGCTTTTAG
- a CDS encoding HNH endonuclease codes for MEDYNEYKERKRFYNSKSWEDVRQQVLKRAHYECEWCSKEGKVTTDNLEVDHIEELQDRPDLKLEPDNLRVLCKACHNKRHQRFQYGGNQFKPKEIKWKDERW; via the coding sequence ATGGAAGATTACAATGAATACAAAGAACGTAAACGATTCTACAATAGTAAATCTTGGGAAGATGTTAGACAACAAGTGTTGAAACGTGCTCACTATGAATGTGAATGGTGCAGTAAAGAAGGTAAAGTGACGACTGATAATTTAGAAGTGGACCACATTGAAGAATTACAGGATAGACCAGATTTAAAATTAGAGCCTGATAATCTGCGTGTACTCTGTAAAGCTTGTCATAATAAAAGACATCAAAGGTTTCAATATGGTGGAAATCAATTCAAACCAAAAGAAATTAAATGGAAAGATGAACGTTGGTAA
- a CDS encoding helix-turn-helix domain-containing protein encodes MTFGDNLKRIRKKMKLTQQEMGDKMGISQSYLSDMENSRKCPSVNTALLTAKRLNISVKELVNDDIDMTNCNK; translated from the coding sequence ATGACATTTGGTGATAACCTTAAAAGAATTAGAAAGAAAATGAAGCTTACTCAACAAGAGATGGGAGATAAAATGGGGATAAGCCAATCGTACTTGTCAGACATGGAGAATAGTAGGAAGTGCCCAAGTGTGAATACAGCGTTATTAACTGCAAAGAGATTGAATATATCGGTAAAGGAATTAGTTAACGATGATATAGATATGACTAATTGTAATAAGTAA
- a CDS encoding DUF1514 family protein, which translates to MWIIISILLGVVCLISLGVQHEQRKELEEYNYANAYMNDYIVRYIDEKRK; encoded by the coding sequence ATGTGGATAATCATATCAATACTATTAGGTGTTGTTTGTCTCATCTCTCTAGGTGTACAACACGAACAACGGAAAGAATTAGAAGAATATAATTATGCTAATGCTTACATGAACGATTACATTGTTAGATATATAGATGAGAAACGTAAGTAG
- the rinB gene encoding transcriptional activator RinB — MIKHISKLIFTLAMYELGKYVTEQLLIKYTSNDDIEAPQDFTQDDHIHLNAEVSD, encoded by the coding sequence ATGATTAAACACATTTCAAAACTAATATTCACACTAGCAATGTATGAGTTAGGTAAGTACGTGACAGAACAATTATTAATTAAATATACATCTAACGATGATATAGAAGCGCCACAGGATTTTACGCAAGATGATCATATCCATTTAAACGCGGAGGTATCTGACTAA
- a CDS encoding DUF1381 domain-containing protein, translated as MTQYLITTFTDSTGRKHNHVTKARENQSFKVVEAESKEEAMKIFKDKKRREEFIRD; from the coding sequence ATGACACAGTATTTAATCACCACATTCACAGATTCAACAGGACGCAAACACAATCACGTCACTAAGGCGAGAGAAAATCAATCGTTTAAAGTGGTTGAGGCAGAGAGTAAGGAAGAGGCAATGAAGATATTTAAAGACAAAAAACGTAGAGAAGAATTCATTCGGGACTAA
- a CDS encoding MazG-like family protein: MTNQLTVDQLVNAVEQWSIDKGLNNGNSFTQYAKSSEEMGEVAAALCRDNTDALRDGIGDVVVTLVILAQQNNMTLQECLEQAYGEIKDRTGVMSKDGSFIKSEDIEG, from the coding sequence ATGACTAATCAATTAACAGTAGATCAATTAGTAAATGCAGTAGAACAATGGAGTATCGATAAAGGACTAAACAATGGCAATAGCTTTACACAATACGCTAAAAGCTCCGAGGAGATGGGTGAGGTTGCTGCTGCACTATGCAGAGACAACACAGACGCTCTCAGAGACGGTATAGGAGACGTTGTTGTTACTTTAGTGATATTGGCCCAACAAAATAATATGACGTTACAGGAGTGTTTAGAACAAGCTTATGGAGAGATTAAAGACAGAACAGGAGTTATGTCAAAAGACGGGAGCTTCATCAAATCAGAAGACATCGAAGGATAA
- a CDS encoding DUF1024 family protein yields MTNREQIEQGIIGARVYTGNETVELLNELDSVYKKANAFDEVKIT; encoded by the coding sequence ATGACTAACCGTGAACAAATAGAACAAGGGATTATTGGTGCAAGAGTGTACACAGGCAATGAGACGGTGGAATTGTTGAATGAGTTGGATAGTGTGTATAAGAAAGCGAATGCGTTTGATGAAGTAAAAATAACATAA
- a CDS encoding thermonuclease family protein, translated as MNIKNQLYTFKATCTNVVDGDTIDIDLDLGFETFAKRRVRLLNVDTPERGQENYSKATNFTKQCVENKKIYVQTYKDDAFGRYLANVFYDTGNEIRSLNDDLHINQLIKPNSKWNESNEK; from the coding sequence ATGAATATCAAAAACCAACTATACACATTTAAAGCAACATGTACCAATGTTGTTGACGGTGACACGATAGATATAGATTTAGATTTAGGGTTTGAAACTTTTGCTAAAAGGCGTGTCAGGTTACTCAATGTTGATACGCCAGAGAGAGGACAAGAAAATTATAGTAAAGCTACTAACTTTACTAAGCAATGTGTAGAGAATAAGAAGATATATGTTCAGACGTATAAAGATGACGCTTTCGGCAGATATTTAGCCAATGTCTTTTATGATACAGGTAATGAGATACGTTCGTTGAATGATGATCTGCACATTAACCAATTAATCAAACCTAATTCGAAATGGAATGAAAGCAATGAAAAATAA
- a CDS encoding DUF1064 domain-containing protein — protein sequence MSKYNAKKIEYKGHVFDSKVECEYYQHLESKMNGVNYDRIEIQPRYELVPKFGKQRKAEYIADFALYLNDELVEVIDVKGRPTETAKLKAKMFRYLYRDVKLTWICKAPKYTGLDWIEYDELVKVRRQRKKEKG from the coding sequence ATGAGTAAATACAATGCGAAGAAAATTGAGTACAAAGGACATGTATTTGATAGCAAAGTAGAGTGTGAATATTACCAACATTTAGAAAGTAAGATGAATGGCGTTAACTATGATCGTATCGAAATACAACCAAGATACGAGCTTGTACCTAAGTTTGGTAAGCAACGTAAGGCAGAATATATTGCGGATTTTGCATTATATCTTAATGATGAGTTGGTCGAAGTGATAGATGTTAAAGGCAGACCTACTGAAACGGCAAAACTTAAAGCTAAGATGTTCAGGTACCTATACAGAGATGTAAAACTCACATGGATATGTAAAGCACCCAAATACACTGGACTTGATTGGATTGAATACGACGAATTAGTGAAAGTTAGACGTCAACGCAAGAAAGAGAAAGGTTGA
- a CDS encoding DUF3269 family protein, which produces MGIIERYYLYRADGTEDIIVIKYEDNTNEVYSLTGAHFSDDKKIMTDSELKHFKGVYGLLYEQELGLQANLFEYL; this is translated from the coding sequence ATGGGGATTATCGAAAGGTATTACCTATATAGAGCTGATGGCACTGAAGATATTATAGTCATCAAGTACGAAGATAATACGAATGAGGTTTATTCGCTCACAGGAGCCCATTTTAGCGACGATAAGAAGATTATGACAGATAGTGAGCTAAAACATTTTAAAGGCGTTTATGGGCTTCTGTATGAGCAAGAACTAGGATTACAAGCGAATCTATTCGAATATTTGTAG
- a CDS encoding DnaB helicase C-terminal domain-containing protein, with product MNERHEIESTIVASLLQKPDLIEKLRVKPEMFTHDGMKSFIEYVFELGKVDHNEIYLKTTKDKAFLDIDTISNLYNSKFIGYGFFERYQQDLLNLYQIDQTQNVLQEFNSEPSIHNFDEMLNKLQKVSLISANEESGTKKIVDHFVEELYSEEPKQQINTGYKLMDYKIGGLEPTQLIVIAARPSVGKTGFALNMMLNIASQGYKTSFFSLETTGVSVLKRMLSAETGIELTRIKEIKDLEPDELTRLTTAADKILKLDIDIHDKSNITTHDVRKQAMKNKDAQQVIFIDYLQLMQTDSKLDRRNGIEKISRDLKIIANETGAIIVLLSQLSRSVESRNDKRPMLSDMKEAGGIEADASLAMLLYRDDYYNRDDVDASGKSIVECNIAKNKDGETGVIEFEYYKKTQRFFT from the coding sequence ATGAATGAACGTCATGAGATTGAAAGTACCATTGTTGCTAGCTTACTTCAAAAACCAGACTTAATTGAAAAGTTACGTGTTAAACCCGAAATGTTCACCCACGATGGCATGAAGTCATTTATAGAGTATGTATTTGAATTAGGTAAGGTTGACCATAACGAAATATATTTAAAAACCACTAAAGATAAAGCGTTCCTAGATATTGATACTATTTCAAATTTATACAACTCAAAATTTATCGGTTATGGTTTTTTTGAAAGATATCAGCAAGATTTGCTTAACCTATACCAAATAGATCAAACACAGAATGTATTACAAGAATTCAATTCTGAACCAAGCATACACAACTTTGATGAGATGCTTAACAAACTACAAAAGGTTAGTTTAATTAGCGCAAATGAAGAAAGTGGGACCAAGAAAATTGTAGACCACTTTGTCGAAGAATTGTATAGCGAGGAACCTAAACAACAAATTAATACAGGCTACAAATTGATGGATTACAAAATAGGCGGTTTAGAGCCTACACAGTTGATTGTAATTGCTGCGAGACCATCAGTAGGTAAAACAGGTTTTGCGCTTAATATGATGCTTAATATCGCATCTCAAGGCTATAAAACATCATTCTTCAGTTTAGAGACAACTGGCGTGTCTGTATTGAAAAGAATGTTATCTGCAGAAACTGGAATTGAACTAACTCGCATTAAAGAAATTAAAGACCTAGAACCAGATGAATTAACACGTTTAACAACTGCTGCAGATAAAATACTCAAACTCGATATAGATATACACGACAAAAGCAATATCACAACACACGATGTACGAAAACAAGCAATGAAAAATAAAGATGCTCAACAAGTTATCTTTATTGACTACTTACAACTTATGCAAACGGATAGCAAGTTGGATCGTCGTAACGGCATTGAAAAAATATCGCGTGACTTAAAGATTATCGCTAACGAAACAGGCGCAATTATCGTCTTACTTTCGCAGTTAAGTCGTAGTGTTGAGTCAAGAAATGATAAACGTCCGATGCTATCCGACATGAAAGAAGCAGGTGGAATTGAGGCAGATGCAAGTTTAGCAATGTTGTTATATCGAGATGACTACTACAACCGTGATGATGTTGATGCTTCTGGTAAGTCGATTGTTGAATGTAATATCGCAAAGAACAAAGACGGTGAAACAGGTGTTATTGAATTCGAATATTACAAGAAAACGCAGAGGTTCTTCACATGA